A single window of Amphiura filiformis chromosome 17, Afil_fr2py, whole genome shotgun sequence DNA harbors:
- the LOC140137339 gene encoding E3 ubiquitin-protein ligase TRIM45-like, protein MACSLISKKYKISSNCGICLERFRNPRRLRCHHCFCEECLEDWISHNTETTAEIICPRCKKTTPIPSEGVRGFPGVQMEKAKEDYSKKICSKCKKSDQRVTVYCQDCKHYLCQSCYDVHKAWEAMKHHRIVRVEDLMSGKASLTDTKDHYCADHEGELNKFYCKTCKKLVCRDCILMVQHCRDHDYVTLKNAAAERLSVLDEEIKKCDDKKKKCRDGIEKIQTVASELNKAADDAKAKYEKLKMGYLYQVEELFAATEKHVTAIQQNRKGELDCAENDSRGQLKQFESAIEEGKRLMTGSASHYDVIANYDSVVGTLQDLNKIELNEVDDRLLDIPIMPIPPAIEFSQRWKPIGQMKVSCKEGPTGIAVTSDGTVAVCDSWHRILVFSKSGELMHTIDGYMLGGSGVVSITSTNGYVIPTYDTTCKLYDNNYKLYSEFKTYNANNEPSEARAVIVDKNGCIILGIGDNAISIHNADGSLKSSFATPYEPRSVAVTSHEEIVVAGEDANLQLYNYSDKCLQTLSTPPEVKRWQPRYVCCSKRDEVFVVNRGDPKAIYKYAGGRVYMGCVTTEVNDPRGIALSHDDQELYVTEYRDKLVNIFKTP, encoded by the exons ATGGCATGCTCATTGATcagcaaaaaatacaaaatttcttcAAATTGTGGTATTTGTCTGGAACGTTTTCGAAACCCTCGTAGATTACGTTGTCATCACTGTTTCTGTGAAGAGTGTTTAGAAGATTGGATTAGTCATAACACGGAAACGACAGCAGAGATTATCTGCCCTCGGTGTAAGAAAACAACACCAATCCCATCAGAAGGTGTTAGGGGATTTCCAGGAGTGCAAATGGAGAAG GCAAAAGAAGACTATTCCAAGAAGATATGCAGCAAATGCAAGAAATCTGACCAAAGAGTTACCGTCTATTGtcaggattgtaaacactacctCTGCCAATCCTGTTATGATGTACATAAAGCCTGGGAAGCCATGAAACATCATAGAATAGTCAGAGTAGAAGATTTGATGTCAGGAAAAGCTAGCCTGACTGATACCAAAGACCACTACTGCGCGGATCATGAAGGTGAGCTGAATAAATTCTACTGCAAAACCTGTAAGAAGCTCGTGTGTAGAGACTGTATCCTGATGGTACAACACTGCCGAGATCATGATTACGTAACGCTGAAGAACGCAGCCGCAGAAAGGTTGAGTGTCCTTGACGAAGAGATAAAGAAATGTGATGATAAGAAGAAGAAGTGCCGAGATGGTATCGAAAAAATCCAAACAGTAGCCTCTGAACTTAACAAAGCTGCTGATGACGCCAAAGCAAAGTATGAAAAACTGAAGATGGGGTATTTGTATCAGGTGGAAGAATTGTTTGCTGCAACAGAGAAGCATGTCACCGCCATACAACAGAATAGAAAAGGAGAGCTCGATTGCGCTGAAAATGATTCTCGAGGTCAACTGAAACAATTTGAAAGTGCTATCGAGGAAGGAAAGCGTCTTATGACAGGATCGGCATCACATTATGACGTTATTGCGAATTATGACTCTGTAGTAGGTACATTGCAAGATTTAAATAAGATTGAACTAAATGAAGTAGATGATAGATTGTTAGATATTCCTATAATGCCTATTCCGCCTGCGATTGAATTCAGTCAGAGGTGGAAACCAATAGGGCAAATGAAAGTGTCTTGTAAAGAGGGACCTACAGGAATTGCTGTAACATCAGATGGAACGGTTGCAGTGTGTGATTCTTGGCATAGAATACTGGTGTTTTCAAAGTCTGGTGAGCTCATGCATACTATTGATGGTTATATGCTAGGTGGATCAGGCGTTGTCAGTATCACATCCACCAATGGCTACGTTATACCTACATACGACACAACTTGTAAACTGTATGACAACAACTACAAATTATATTCTGAATTCAAAACATACAATGCAAACAATGAGCCATCTGAAGCTAGAGCAGTAATTGTAGACAAGAATGGGTGTATAATACTAGGTATTGGTGATAATgcaatatcaatacacaatgctgATGGGTCATTGAAATCTAGTTTTGCTACACCCTATGAGCCACGCAGTGTTGCTGTCACATCCCATGAAGAGATTGTAGTAGCAGGTGAAGACGCAAACTTGCAACTATACAACTATTCAGACAAATGTCTCCAAACCCTGTCCACTCCTCCTGAAGTTAAGAGATGGCAACCTCGGTATGTGTGTTGTAGTAAGAGAGATGAGGTGTTTGTTGTGAATCGGGGTGACCCAAAAGCTATCTACAAATATGCAGGAGGTAGAGTGTACATGGGATGTGTCACTACAGAGGTCAATGACCCACGAGGTATTGCACTATCACATGATGACCAGGAACTATATGTGACAGAGTACAGGGACAAATTGGTCAACATTTTCAAGACACCCTAG